GTTGTTACGAAGTCAGCATCTTTTAATGCCTCGCGACGATCAAGTGTTAAATGTACCTCGATTGGTAAACCTGATTTTTTCACCATACGTTTCGCTAAGTTACCAACGATTTCTAACTTTTCTTTTCCTGCCTCAATATCTACTAACCAAATTTCACGAACAGGCAGTTCATCATAACGCTTAATAAATCCTTCAATTAACTCTGGTGTATAACTAGATCCACCGCCGATTGTAGCAATTTTAATTCCAGTCATGCTTTATTCCCCTTTCGCTTCAAGCTTTTTATAAAGATCGATAAACTCTGCTGCTAATTCTTTCACTGTAATCGCATTCATTAAATGATCTTGTGCGTGAATTAAAAGAACACTAACCTCTGTTTTTTCTCCTCTTGCTTCTGATTGTATGAGCTCTGTTTGGAAATGATGCGCTTCATTAATCGCTTCTTTTGCCTTTACCATCGCTTCATCTGCTTCTACCATTTTCCCCTGTTTGGCAAATTGAAGTGCCTCCATCGCAAAGCTTCGTGCGTTACCACTATTTAAAATCAATTGGAATGGAATTTGTTCTGCTGTAGTCATCATAATTACCGCCCTCTCTATAAGGTTCAACCGATTTAAATACCCCTTCAGTTTGAACATTTCTATTACATTATTATTTTATGAATGATAGTTTGGTGTTCTTGTAGATGAGTTTCATCTTTTTGAACATGATATAAAGGTGATTGTCCTCACAGATAGTGTTATCTGTGAGAACAATTACTGTGTTACATAGGTACAGAGTTGTTATTTCCTTGTGCTGCTGCTTTTTCAGTACGAACAACAGAACGATCGCACAATACAACGAATGGATAGTAGATTACCATCGCAATTACAAAGTTGAATAACTGTAGAATTGCACCTGAAAGATGCCCACCTGTTACAAGATAACCACTAATAATTGGTGGTGTTGCCCATGGAATCATTGCAACTGTTTTTGGTCCCCAACCAATAGATATAGCTGTATAAGAAGTAATTACCAATACAATTGGTGTTATGATAAACGGCAAGAATAAAACTGGATTTAAAATAATTGGTGTACCAAAGATTACTGGTTCGTTAATGTTGAATGCACCTGGACCAATTGATAAGCGGGATACACCGCGTAATTGTGCACTTTTTGCTACAAGTAATACAACTACTAAGAACGCTAATGTTGCACCAGAACCACCAAGATATACGAAAGTATCAAAGAATGGTTTTGTAACAATGTTTGGAACATCAAATGCAGATGTGCCACCTTGGAATAACTTCATATTTTTCTCTAATGCTGGTAAGTATAACGGCTCAATAATACCACCAACGATATTTGGACCATGTAAACCGAAGAACCAAAGAAGATGAACAAGGAGTACAATGACAATTGCACTTGGTAATGTCCCTGCTAAACTTTGCAGTGGTGATTGAATCGTATTAAAGATAAATTCATGAACACTTGTACCAGCTAATTTCACTGCTAATTGAATACCTGCAACTACTGTTAAGATAACAAATGCTGGAACTATAGCTGCGAAAGATCTTAAAACTGCTGGTGGTACTCCATCAGGCATTTTAAAAGTAATGTTTCTTTGTACGAAGAAACGGAATACTTCAGTAACAAGGAGTGCCACAATAATTGCTACGAATAACCCTTGTGCACCTGTCCAAGCTAAGTTCAATCCGCCTTCTTTCGGTGTTGTTGGCGTAAGAATAATTAACGCACCAAATGAAATAATACCTGCTGACAAACCATCAACGCCGTAAGATTTTGCTAAGTTATAACTTGTTGTAAATGCTATGATTAGTGCTAGAATCGCGAAAGAACCAGTCCACATTCCACCGCCAACTTGTTTCCACGTTTCACCAAACAAACCTTTCATGAAATCTTGGAAAGCCTCAGATGGAAAACCATTAATTAGTGATGCCAGTGCACCAACTAAAATAAGTGGCATAACTGCGATAAATCCGTCACGGATCGCAGCTAAATGACGTTGCGACCCGATTTTACCAGCGACAGGAACAATATATTTCTCCATGAATGCAATAAACTTTTGCATTTCGCTTCCCCCCTAATTATTTTTTAAGTGTTAATGCGTGATCTAAAACTGCTTCTCCATTCATCATGCCGTAGTGCATTGGATTGATAACGTCGATTCCAACGTTTCTCTCATCAGCAAGCGTTTTCATTGGAAGAAAGCATGTAACGAACTTGTGGTCCTAGTAATAATACATCTGCTTGATCGATATTCGTTTTTACTGCATCCCCAGATACAGCCCAAATCTTTCCTTCTAAACCGCGAGCTTTTGCAGCCGCTTCCATTTTTGTAACTAGTAAACTTGTAGACATCCCTGCTGAGCAACATAATAAAATATTCATTTGAAAATCCCCCTTGTGTAGTATAAAAAATTTATGTTTTATTTATTTTTCTTTACGCTATTTATTAATGCAATTAGCGTGCCAACTTTTTAAAACCACTAAAATCAGTGCTTTTTCGAGCATTTTCTTTGTGTGTTAACGCTTTCAATTAGTGTGTCGTCTAAAAAACACACAGTGTGTTATAAAACAACACGCTTTTAACACATAACTGTATGAAAATAGATTAGTGTTTAGTTGTCTAGTTATGTTTAATATGAAAAAACACTAAAAAAATTTTTTATCGTAGAAATCTAGTAAAAAACAACATTTTCTTGAGCTCAGTCTTCTATCTATTCTATTGTCCAAGCATACTCTACTAGATTACATAAAATAAAATAGAATAAAATAACACAATTCGAAAGGGGATTCCTATGCCAAAACATAGAAAACAAAGCAAAATAAAGATTTATAGAATAACAAGCTATAAAAAAGACAAGCGTTCTGAATTAGACTCTGACAAATTTGAACTAGAACAGCAGGACAAGCATGATATACAAGACAAACAGGACAAACAGGATGAGCAGAATAAGCAAGATAAGCAAGTACAATCGGAAAATGTAACTATAGTACCTACAGATTCACACAGCTTAGATGTGTGGGATGAAATTTCTCTAAAGGAAATACAAGCTGGTGAACATACGAGCCTATTTGAAGAAAAGAGTAATTATCAAAATATTAATTTAGTCCAAGTAAACGATGTTCGCTTATACTTGGACAAGCAACTACAATTCAGTTCCGTTGATGAGCAAATTTATCATGAAGCACTTGTACATCCGATTATGGCAAAAGTAATTGATCCAAAACGTGTTCTCATATTAGGTGGTGGCGATGGCCTTGCCTTACGAGAAGTTTTGAAATATGAAACTGTGCTACATGTAGACCTTGTTGATTTAGACGAGGCAATGATTAATATGGCACGTAATGTTCCAGAAATAGTATCTTTAAACAAAAATGCTTTTTTTGATAATCGTGTGAACGTGCACGTATGCGATGCAAAAGAATTTCTAAATTCACCTTCATCTTTATACGATGTAATCATTATTGATTTTCCAGACCCAGCGACAGAATTATTAAGTACTTTATATACAAGCGAACTATTTGCTCGTATAGCTACATTCTTAACAGAAGATGGGGCTTTCGTCTGTCAATCTAATTCACCTGCTGATGCACCTCTAGTATATTGGAGTATTGGTAATACAATTGAACACGCTGGATTAACTGTGAAGAGTTATCATACAATCGTTCCTTCTTTCGGAACTGACTGGGGATTTCATCTTGCTACTAATTCTGCACATGTACTCGATCAAATTGAACAATTATATGTAGTACCAACTCCTCGAACATTGCCTGCTCTTCTTTTTCCTTTATTTCAATTTAAAGAAGAACATCTAGAACAACGTAACCTCGCTCTTTTAAATTCAGAATCAAATCTTATCTTACATCAATGCTACAAACAGGAAATGAAGTTTTGACAATATTATAATAAGGAGTGCTACCCTATGGAATATTCTACTTTTGGCAAGCATATAATAGTAGATTTGTGGGGAGTGGACTTTTCCCTATTAGATGATATGCACTTTTTAGAATATCATCTAGTTACAGCTGCAGATTACTCTGGTGCCCATGTTTTAAACGTAAGTAAAAAAGAGTTCCAGCCATATGGTGTTACTGTATTAGTGTTATTATCAGAAAGCCATCTTTCCATTCACACTTACCCGGAACAAAATTTTGCGGCTATTGACTGTTATACTTGCGGTACAACCGTTGAACCACAAATAGCGATTGATTATATCGTAAATATATTAAAACCGGAACGGATGCATATAAAAAGATTAATTCGTGGTATAGGAGAAATTGTTACTGCCGATTAATTATAACTCTTACTCATCCGAAAAAAGGAGGATTGTAAAATACCATCAGTGGGATGAACATTCCACTGATGGTACAGGCACATACATAAAATGAAATTTTAATTAGTGGAAGTTTTACTGCCCGTTAATTCGAGATAAAAAAACCTTGCATAAGCAAGGTTCATTCATCCACCGACATCTTCCTATATAACTCTACAAACTCACTCGCTAATTCTTTCACCGTAATTGCATTCATTAAATGGTCTTGTGCGTGTACCATTAAAAGAGTAACTTCGGTCTTTTCACCACCAGCTTCTTTCTGGATAAGCTCCGTTTGTACACGGTGCGCCTCTTTTAATTCCTCTAGTGCTTCTTGTAATTTAGCTTCAGCTTCTGTAAACTCCCCACGCTTCGCACAATCAATTGCTTCCATTGAACAACTTCTCGCGTTTCCCCCATGCAAGATTAAATGAAAAGCTTTCGTCTCTATCGTATCCATTTTAGTTCTTTACTCCCCCTTTTCTTCCGCCAGTTTTTGTTTATCCCATATTTTTAAGAACGGTAAATAAATGAAGAATGCTAGCGCAAAGTTAACAAGTTGTAAAATAACACCTGAAATTTTCCCGCCCGATCCTAAATATCCACTAAAAAGAATAGGTGTCGTCCAAGGTACAGCGGCCCCACTCGGACGTGCGACCCATCCCCATTCCATTGCAAAGTACGAAACAATTGTTAACACAACTGGAACTAATATAAATGGAATTAGTAAAAGTGGGTTCATCACAATCGGCATACCAAAAGTTACCATCTCATTAATATTAAATATACCAGGTGCAATTGACAATCTCCCTAAACTTTTTAATTGTTGACTTCGTGCAAATAGTAACATTCCGACAACTAGAGCAAGCGTTGCACCAGAACCGCCCATATAAATCCATAAGTCAAAAAACTGTGCCGTAATCGTATTTGGTACATCTTGCCCAGCTTGAAAAGCGACTCGGTTTTGATCCATTAACGACAACCAAACGGGGCTCATTACACCACCAACAATAGTAGCACCATGAATTCCACACGACCAAAGAACATGAACGAGAATAACTGCTATTATTGCGCCCCAAAGACTAGCACCAAGTACACTAAGTGGTTCCTGTAAAATTTGTCCTACAATATTATGGATACTGCCAAAAGAAGTATTTTCTATAATTAAGCGTAAAATCCAAATAACTGTTACAACAATAAATCCTGGAACAAGTGCTGCAAATGAACGCGTGACAGCTGGTGGAACTGTCTCTGGCATCTTTATAATTATCTTTTTTTGTACAATAAATCGATACAGTTCAGTAGATATAAGTGCAATAATCATTGCTACAAATAACCCTTGGCTTCCCATTAATGCAGCTGGGATAGCGCCTTCTACAAGTACACTTTCTTTTGTACTTGGTATAATATATGCAACTTGAAATGGCGTCGCAAGTAAAAACGTCACAAGCGACAATGCCCCGGATGCTAAAGCATCCACTTTATAATACTCTCCAAGCCTGTAAGCGATTCCAAAAACAGCTATTAAAGCCATTATATTAAAAGTTGCACTAACTGGATACCCTAAAGCTCTCTGCCAATTCTCACCAAACAAACCTGCCATAAACTCGTTATATCCGGGTATTGGCAGTGCACTAATAATGAGGAAAAACGATCCAATAATTAAGAAAGGCACTCGTTTTCATAATTCCATCTCGAATTGCTTGCAACTCCCTATGCTCTGCAACCTTCCCTGCTACTGGCATCACGTACTTCTCTAAAAACCGTATCATCTATCCCACTCTCCTCATGGTTTCATTGACAAAGCTGCTTGCAAGATAGCTTCTCCATTACAAAGTCCGTAATGAACGGATTGAATGACATCAACAGGTATCCCTTTATCCTTACATAATTCTTTCATTTTCGGTAATAAATAACGTACTTGCGGTCCAAGTAAAAGGACATCAGCTTTATCAATATGACTATTCACTTCAGAACCTGATACTGCCCAGATTTTCACTTCTATCCCTCTTGCCTCTGCTGCTTTCTCCATCTTTGTAACAATCAAACTGGAAGACATTCCCGCTGCACAGCAAAGTAAAATATTCATCCCGCTTCCCTCCCCTTTTTTCTCTACCTAAATTATGGTGCACTCCTTGCCACCACTAGGTTACAAATATATATGTCTAGATTTCCTGCTGTATGCCGAGCTTAAAAACAAAAATTTCTTGGTTTTCGCGCTATTCCATCTATCCGTATTCTCCTAGTAAAGAGAACTCTAACTCGCTATAATGATTCAGTATGACTTTTTTTAATTGATAGGAGGATATATTTATGAAGGCATATCGCTTTCCACTTATTTTATTATCTTCTATCCTAATTGGTGGTTTCATTGGTTATTTCATGGGTGCCGATGCAGTTGCTTTAAAGCCGCTTGGTGACATTTTCTTAAACTTAATGTTTACGATTGTTGTACCTCTAGTGTTCTTTAGCATCGCATCGTCTATTGCTAATATGGATGGATTAAAACGTTTCGGTAAAATTATGTCTAGTATGGCTGGGACTTTCTTATTTACAAGTATTTTAGCTGCTATTTTTATGATTATTGTTGTGAAAATATTCCCGCCAGCACAAGGTGTTGTACTAGAACTAACACAACCTGACAAAGCCGGCAAAGCTGTTAGTGTTGCAGATCAAATCGTTGGTATTTTAACAGTATCTGACTTCTCGAAGTTACTATCTCGTGAAAATATGTTAGCTCTTATTTTCTTCTCTATCTTAATGGGGATTGCAACTTCAGCAGTTGGCGAAAAAGGAAAGCCATTCGCTACATTCCTACAGGCTGGTGCAGAGATTTCAATGAAGGTTGTATCTTTCATTATGTACTACGCCCCAATCGGACTTGCTGCTTACTTCGCAGCATTAGTTGGTGAATTCGGACCACAACTTCTTGGAACTTACTTCCGAGCGGCAATGGTATACTATCCAGCTTCTCTAATTTATTTCTTTGTATTCTTCACATTCTATGCATACCTTGCAGGTCGCAAGCAAGGTGTACAAGTATTTTGGAAGAACATGGTCTCTCCTACAGTTACATCACTTGCAACTTGTAGTAGTGCCGCAAGTATTCCAGCGAACTTAGAAGCAACGAAGAAAATGGGTATTTCTTCAGACGTTCGTGAAACAGTTGTCCTTCTTGGTTCTACACTTCATAAAGACGGCTCTGTTTTAGGTGGCGTAT
This DNA window, taken from Bacillus cereus ATCC 14579, encodes the following:
- a CDS encoding PTS lactose/cellobiose transporter subunit IIA → MMTTAEQIPFQLILNSGNARSFAMEALQFAKQGKMVEADEAMVKAKEAINEAHHFQTELIQSEARGEKTEVSVLLIHAQDHLMNAITVKELAAEFIDLYKKLEAKGE
- a CDS encoding PTS lactose/cellobiose transporter subunit IIA; this encodes MDTIETKAFHLILHGGNARSCSMEAIDCAKRGEFTEAEAKLQEALEELKEAHRVQTELIQKEAGGEKTEVTLLMVHAQDHLMNAITVKELASEFVELYRKMSVDE
- the speD gene encoding adenosylmethionine decarboxylase codes for the protein MEYSTFGKHIIVDLWGVDFSLLDDMHFLEYHLVTAADYSGAHVLNVSKKEFQPYGVTVLVLLSESHLSIHTYPEQNFAAIDCYTCGTTVEPQIAIDYIVNILKPERMHIKRLIRGIGEIVTAD
- a CDS encoding polyamine aminopropyltransferase — its product is MPKHRKQSKIKIYRITSYKKDKRSELDSDKFELEQQDKHDIQDKQDKQDEQNKQDKQVQSENVTIVPTDSHSLDVWDEISLKEIQAGEHTSLFEEKSNYQNINLVQVNDVRLYLDKQLQFSSVDEQIYHEALVHPIMAKVIDPKRVLILGGGDGLALREVLKYETVLHVDLVDLDEAMINMARNVPEIVSLNKNAFFDNRVNVHVCDAKEFLNSPSSLYDVIIIDFPDPATELLSTLYTSELFARIATFLTEDGAFVCQSNSPADAPLVYWSIGNTIEHAGLTVKSYHTIVPSFGTDWGFHLATNSAHVLDQIEQLYVVPTPRTLPALLFPLFQFKEEHLEQRNLALLNSESNLILHQCYKQEMKF
- a CDS encoding PTS sugar transporter subunit IIB; the protein is MNILLCCAAGMSSSLIVTKMEKAAEARGIEVKIWAVSGSEVNSHIDKADVLLLGPQVRYLLPKMKELCKDKGIPVDVIQSVHYGLCNGEAILQAALSMKP
- the celB gene encoding PTS cellobiose transporter subunit IIC, with the protein product MQKFIAFMEKYIVPVAGKIGSQRHLAAIRDGFIAVMPLILVGALASLINGFPSEAFQDFMKGLFGETWKQVGGGMWTGSFAILALIIAFTTSYNLAKSYGVDGLSAGIISFGALIILTPTTPKEGGLNLAWTGAQGLFVAIIVALLVTEVFRFFVQRNITFKMPDGVPPAVLRSFAAIVPAFVILTVVAGIQLAVKLAGTSVHEFIFNTIQSPLQSLAGTLPSAIVIVLLVHLLWFFGLHGPNIVGGIIEPLYLPALEKNMKLFQGGTSAFDVPNIVTKPFFDTFVYLGGSGATLAFLVVVLLVAKSAQLRGVSRLSIGPGAFNINEPVIFGTPIILNPVLFLPFIITPIVLVITSYTAISIGWGPKTVAMIPWATPPIISGYLVTGGHLSGAILQLFNFVIAMVIYYPFVVLCDRSVVRTEKAAAQGNNNSVPM
- a CDS encoding dicarboxylate/amino acid:cation symporter, producing the protein MKAYRFPLILLSSILIGGFIGYFMGADAVALKPLGDIFLNLMFTIVVPLVFFSIASSIANMDGLKRFGKIMSSMAGTFLFTSILAAIFMIIVVKIFPPAQGVVLELTQPDKAGKAVSVADQIVGILTVSDFSKLLSRENMLALIFFSILMGIATSAVGEKGKPFATFLQAGAEISMKVVSFIMYYAPIGLAAYFAALVGEFGPQLLGTYFRAAMVYYPASLIYFFVFFTFYAYLAGRKQGVQVFWKNMVSPTVTSLATCSSAASIPANLEATKKMGISSDVRETVVLLGSTLHKDGSVLGGVLKIAFLFGIFNMEFEGPKTLAIALVVSLLVGTVMGAIPGGGMIGEMLIVSLYGFPPEALPIIAAISTIIDPPATMLNVTADNACAVMTARLVEGKNWIKNKFA